AGAAGAAAATTGGGCCAGAATTCTTCGCCAATAGATGAGttctgctgttggtccgacaGTTTCAGTTTCTCTTCTTAGTTGCTGACTTTCAACTATTGCCTGTAGTAACAAACCAAATCAATTTTAAACTTGATCAACGATTATTACCACTgaattaatttatcatttGTTATGTTACAGtattaatcaaaaaaattatccctCCGTGTGAACACTGGGTCTTTTGGGGAACATTCCATTTCtgaatatcaatatttatgaACAATACTTGGAAATCTTTGAGTCTGTAACTTTTGGACAATGTAGTTGACACTTTGAAAAGAAaacctgattttttttcccatttcttGAAAGCCTAGAACACTTTAAAGAAGTGTACAGACAAaaggtgcaaaaaaaaattgttcacacAGAGGGTTAACTTCGAGTACATCTAAAGTCAAATATCCGTTTCGTTTGTGGTTTTAtgtctcgctctctctctctataccTCGCCGATCATATGCTAGAACAATAACGGATGTTATACATGCTTATACTCACATGTTCCATACTCGTCATCCAAGTTCTTACATTTTTCTCGACTTCAAGAACAACTTCTGCATTTTTCGTGTTGTTCATAACACTTTCTGGTGTTGATAGATATTCGTTATACAGTGTCCAATTAACGTCAAATTTTATAGCACCTTCCAAGTCGAGTTTTGTCACTGGGATTAAAATAAGCACAGTTGCCAGTGTTGAGAACATGAcaaagataataataacgataaaaaacaGGATTGCAAATTGAGGAGACAAATTGCTATGTACTAACTGGACAAAAATTCGCAGAAATCTTTAAAGTCTCCTATaaaattctgttttattttttgaccAGCTTCACTCTTATTCAATTCACCCCAAAGTGTGTTCGACGATATAGCTGGCTCATTCAATCGAGATACGAGTTCAGATATACCAGCTAGTGCACTTTTAGATATAGGATCAACCTCTGCATATGCATAGTACGTTTCCTTGAAGCAAAATAAGCCACATattagttaaaaaataaagtttgaaCTATAATAGTCCTTTCTCAACACCATCCCTGCcaatgaaaatatgattaCCTTCCCGAGAGGCTGAACCCTAGTTTTAGCCTAGTAGCTTGACCCAACGGTTGAGTCACTGGCAGTGAACGTGTTAAGCAACTTACAGGTTCGAATTCTTACTTCGAGTAAttgtttcatttcgaaatCAACGTTAGATCTACAACGATAGACGATGACACATTTGCCACAGAATTTATCAGTAGATCCATCTGTCACACAACAACGCAATACCTCCTGCTCTTTTGCAAGTACCGCACTCCATCGACCAGACTCTAAAAACAGTGAGCTTCAGAACTTGAATGCATATTTATTTGatgtgaaacatttttcaaatgctACTGAAGTTAAAACCTATTTACACCATATTGAATATCTTATGGCACAATGAGAGTATTACCAAGGGGCGGAGGAGGCATCATTTGATAGTATATTACTATTGCTTGTCTGCCGCCTTCCACAAAGAAACTACTGAAGGTATTCACATATTCGTCTGTATCAAGAATGCCTTCCTCCAGAAGACCTGGATCTGTGTTCAAAATATATGCAACCATTTCCAAAACATGCTGGTGCGTTGTTTTCAATAGTGCTTGCCTTGCATTGCGATTTTCTTTATACTTTGCCTGTAAAACGTTACACCTTTTTAAACTCATTAAGTGCGAGATAACAAAATGCATACATATACTTTCAAATGCACATGATTGCTCATGGCTAACTCTTAGGCTTGATCTTCAAATTCTAAATTACTACTACACAaacgattaaaattttcataaagtatattagtaatttttcattcacagtAATTGATATTGACTTACAATGACATTGTAATAAGTAAGAATGTAATGCAAGTTGAGTAGGATATTGATCTATTATGAATGAAGAGCTTGAAGAGAAATGTGACAATTGTACTTTGAAGATCATTGTGAACATACCAGGCGTTCCTTCATACTCTCTGTAGGCAGACCTTCCTGGGCTCCGATTCTCCTCTTGAGTAAATCAGAAATACGCCGGTCAATGGCAGGCATTGTGTAATCCCGCGATGCATAATATGCTGATATATTTGCCATTATGTCATATACTTGAATCTATGcatatgatataaaaaaaaattgtcctcCGTCAACAAAATATTCACTGtttaataatatcaatattttcgataTATTCTGATAACGTTAAACATTTAGCCCATGCTTTACTGATAATCCTCAATCTTGAAATATGATAACGCAACTTCCATCATATTGACACTTTACAGGTTTCCTGACATTTTTACTGTTAAGAAACAATGTAGATCACGAAACAACAAATGATTAAAATATCAAGTTTCATCTACAACTTTAGTGATTTGTCTTTGTTCTGAAgtttatattacaattttgaaCTACTATTTTAAGATTAGATCACTGGGTGGGCTCATCAAGTAGCTATTTTACACccaatttaatgaaataactAAATACTTAGGTCTgtgatattttaatataaaaacatTGATCATAAAATCAGTATCAATTAAGTCAATTCATTGATTGCAGAAAAAACGTCTTTTTTATCACAGAAGGTGTACGACTTCTCGGTACTTCAAATCTAAAGAATTATGTGAATTACAAAGTAAATGAAAAGGATTTTTTCCGAAATATAAATAAGAGTAAATCATTTTCTTTGGCAATGTTCATTAATGTTTCTAAAGCAATATAGaatatacttttatttatCTGCATACGTTAGAGTTTGCAAACTAGTAACATACAGTCAAAGGCTGCTTAATGATAATCTTAATTACTTAAGTAGTAATGGAGTAAAAATACTTTTCAGCAGCTGGGGATTTACAAAAGCTCTGTGCTTTCCCACACCGGGTCTCACATCTTTCAAACTAATTAGATCTACGTATTCGTGCATAAATACTTCAAATAGGAAGGATATACAAGCCtaatgtaaaaattatcgatgGGTTCGTAATCACatgataatgaataaataccTGATTAAGATCAATATTGAAGCTTATAAACTGCAATTACTGAAATTGTAGCCCCTGTTCTTTACATTCCAAGAACCATAAAAACCAACATATTGTTCGttccataaaaataaattttatcattacCACGGATTGTTATTGTTAGCTAGATAGTATATATTTGACTTCAGCCTCTTCGATTTATCAGTACTGATAAAATGATTGTACCCTtcaaataaaaagtaaaaaaaacttttcccacCAATTACTGTGAAGAAAGAATATACTTTCATTCCATTAGAGGCAACAGAATGAGCttgcaaaataattacagTATCTGTCAGTAATTGTGAGCCCATTTGCAACAAAGTTATATTTAGACAAACACAGATTTAAAGGTACAATATTTTCCTCAGTCTCCTCTTATTTCTATTCTATCTGGACGCCATACCACCAGACTTCCGATTGATTAAGATATACTTGTTTCCGCAATAcagatataaatatacttaATCTATTGCCATTTTAGGAATCACTGTAATCCCTGCTGGAGAAGTTTAATACGACATGAAAGATTCTGATAGAGTATTAGAGAATAAGATTCAGAAACACGACAGACTTATCACTTTGTATTATGTTTCTCCATCCTTACCGTGATATTCTTTAATACCTAATCGTGATCTATCAAGTCCTGTCGGACTTTGTAAGCAGGGATATTTCTTAAAGATTAAAGTTTATTTTGAAcatggttttgaaaaaattaatgaaatagaCTCCTTGCAACTGTATGCgaagcagtttttttttcgtacttcATAAGCAGGATATGAATAAGCATTACATATCAtgcacaaaaatttcaaatctcaaaattatacattatatagtaatatattaatataagtGAGATTGATTCAAAGTACcgaatattttatcatacgATTCGAAAAGTACATAACATGCTTTTCACTATAATGTATGTGACAGCTgattgtcaataaaataaaaatgcgacATTTCTTtcgattgtaaaattaaaacagtTTACGGATATGTATACGGTAAATGGAATTAAAGATGTAGCTTTAAATCTCGGAACCTTACATCTAAATTTATAGTAAACAGATGCATAATATTAATACTGCTCGCTATCCAGCAGCGGCAAGGTAAAATTTGATGTCTGGTGCTGATTCCAAAGTTCAGGAACAAGGGTTCAAATGGTAATAgcattcaaaataaaaataacacaaacGTTTACAGCATTCATTGCAATACTaagattcaaattcaatttcttagTAGCCACGTAATGATTACAAAAACAGGATTTTTCCCCACTTAAATTAGTAATAAGTTATGTCAAATTTGGAAGATATTCATTACATTTGCGTTAGTCAATTTTATGTATGTTAGTCTGACGGgaaaaaacttcaacttgCGGGTGCATAccctcaaattttttcttatgggaTTTTAGAATTATCTATGAGTTGGCGTTACGAATTTACCTGAAAGTTGAAGGTTTTTTCCAAAAGGGAtggaatatcaaaatcatgaaatgaatgaatgcTTTGAGTTACAGTAGCTTTCGTTTGAAACCTTGCTCGAACATAAACCTTATTCTAACGATCCAATCACATTTTACAGaggtaaaagtaaaaatttagaaGTATGGTAACGTTTGGATCATGTTTAATACGAGGAATATTTGGGAAAGGTACCCACTTATACTCAAAAAATCATGCCACAGAAGTAGTACAAGATCCACTCGCCTCAACTGGCTCAAGTAGCCCAGTTTCACCAAATACTCTGTCTTTGTCCAGAGCGACGGGATAAGCAAGTTTATGTTTATCTCACtgatttttactttcatttctaatttcaatACATAGATTAATTGatcgatttgaaaatgaaaaatgttctgGAAAATTTCACTGTATACATTTCTAGACATCAGAAAAATGTTTGGTTCAAGAGTCAGCTGTAAAGAATTGACAATGTTGATTGACAAATCGTTGATAAGAAGTAAGTAATATTACTGTGAGTATACTCTATAAAGTAAATGAAGTTTTTCCGTAAACTGCAAACAACTCCAGCACCATACATCATTATTAACATTATTGACGACAATGAAGGCATAGTTTTAGAATAGGtagtaattattttctaaGAGATCGATAAAGTTTGTCGATGTTATGCTTCTCTGCTTCAGTAAAACCTAGGATACTTTCAATAGCGTTTAGGTGACCGTTGTGGTTTTCTCTGTCCGTGAGAAAGTAGTAAACTGCTGACTTCAGGAATTGCAGTGTTATTTCAGGATCCAGAGCTCCTTGGCTGCTTCGTGATTCTATGATGCGCCGATACATTGCCTAATACagtattataaaagtgttatTACTTtataaagtataatattgtaatcaTCTTTACCCATACTAGTTATCAAAGCTTACATCTGGTACCAAAgcaaaaaaatgacaaccCATAAATACTACACTGGCTGAAAGTTACACATCAATAACAGTGTATAATTCCCATTCTTAAATTTGTGCCGTGGGTTGTAATGTACTTACGATTCGTCATTGGGCCTAgacgaaataatttttgactAAATATATTTTCCTGCTCTGTACAATCACCAAAAACTCGACCATTCATGATTACAATTAGGTAGAGAAACAAAGAACCAACTTAACAAACCTACTAAGTGCTATGAAAGCGTGCAAACTAAAATTTACCCAGGAGACCATAAGAGGCTGTTTCTTCCAAGTGCTTTCGATGCAGTAGATCTACCGAATAAGGATAAAAATGTCTACATTAACCGTGCTCAATCacatgcaatttttttttgataaagcTAGTATTGCAATATTTACATGTGGACACTGTAAGGTACTGTAATCTACTAAAAGGTAATTTATTCCGAGGACTAAGCGGAAAATGATTGCTTTATGTATATGAaggatattttaaaaattactttttgcACATCATCGAATGAGATAGTAACTATCATTTGACTGATTACAATGTTGAAAAAGTCACTACGGTGGTAAAAGATTCGACCATTTCTATACTGAGAGATATATTTACAGCAAGTTGAGGGAgagtttttataaaaaattggaataaaattcataatttgacaaatagCGCCACCTAGTCCTTGGCAGTCCTTTCGTTTGTTCATCtaacaaaatatatacataggtCCAAAATActttaattgaaaatgaacAGAGGTTGAGAAAGATGcaacaaatttattcaaaatccGTGAGGCAGTTGAGTAAGGAATACAGACCTTACGAACGCCAAGGACCCAGAGAGAAACAGCCTCCTTAGCGCTTAACAAAGTTTTGCTACTATCGGCTGAAATGTGAGGTTCAGGCGTGTAGCTTGTATCCTGTAATAAGTGGCGATTTGGCAAGGTGTTAGTAGATCGTGGCTTCAAAGTAACATACCACAATACATTCGTGTTAGATAAATGACAAAAGTGAAAGCTCCTGTgatgaatatttgaatattcgtACAAGTAGAGTAAAATTTATGAggttttatatattattttatgaatAGATTTTCAGGTGAGATTACTGCCAAAATATTCCATACTCAATACATAAAATAGTGTTAATAATCTAGCTTATTCAATTACAGTCTATCCCAACGTATCGCAAACATTCTATTaacgtttaaattttttcacacccaATATAGTCTATCACAAGACGAAAAGAAACAGATATTTTCTCCTGAAATTTCACACGATTTTCCACAGACGATCGTACAAACGTAAATATTACCTTAATATTCTCTAATTCGGCTTTCGTTATGGTTAACTGCTGCAGTAATTCAGGTACAGATACTTTCGACGGAGTTTGATGCGCTTGCTCTAATATCTGGAAAAGGGATTAAACGAATAACACGTCATTCATTCTAATTAATCAACTTGTCGATCCAAAGATCCAAGTtcgtaatgataaaaatttttcatacctgGTCAGCATGTTCTATACGAGCTGCCTCTTGACCTTTGGCATACATTTTCAGATACATCTGTTTATTCCTTTCCTCTTGCTCATCCAGTAAAGCTTTTTGTTCCCCAAGTTCTTTTTTCACAGCCTCTAGCTCGGTCTCCAACTCACGAGTTCGTGTTTCTGCAGCATCCATACTCGGACGAACTTCACAATAtcttatatttatttctgATAGCTGTGTAAGAAGACTCTCCACCTACAGTTGAATACATGATTGGTGGAGGAGATAATTTCATATCTGAGTATAATTTCCATAATGTTTgtataaaacataaaaaatgtcAAGTCTATCAAGTTACATAGACCATACCTGGAAACTTAGTATCATTTGCTAGTGCTAACTATCTATATATAACCGTTCCCAAGGAATTCGTGATTAGCCCAATCGGAATAAAAACATGCTATTCCTTTATAATGTCCTCTGTAATACCATTATAACACCCACCTTGTCATTGTGTTTTTGTTTGAGGGTCTGCAATTCGTCGATATGCGTGCGATGCATCTCCTCAATCCTGCTTTCGTACAAATTAACGATTCTTCGTCTTTCCTCATCGCGTTCGTTATTTTGTCTACTGTTTGAAAAGTTGGTACTAGTAGGAGGAAAGGAGGCAGAATCCTTGGAATGAACCGAACTGTCTTCAAAGTGTCCGGAATCCGCCAACGATGAAGGTAGGTCTgaggaattaattttttcgggACTTTCTGGGTTAGTGGGAGACTTGAGGCACCCCTCATCCGGAAGATCTTTGCAAGGTGATTCAGGAGACAGAAGATTATTCTCTCGAACAGTCAAAGCATCGCTACTGTCTGTTCTATCGTCAGGACTGTTGAGGGATGCTTTGTACAAACGCAGTTCCACAACTTCCTTAGCCAGGCGAAATATCTCTTGATCCTTTTCCTCGATTTCCTTCTTAGCATCACTCAAAAGAGTCTACAgtgtaatgaaatattgataatgaatgaaataactcgatcgtgaaaaaatattttagaataATCTTGTctggttgaaaataaacaaacgttACTCAATTACTTGAAGCTTCCTTATCTGTCGAGCAGCACGTTGAGTCGGTGTAAGATACCGTTCCGTATCACCATTGTGATTGGAACAGTGTACCACATATTTACGGGACTTCCCAGACCAAGTCGTACCATTTAGTGCAAACAGTGCATGATCGCAGGCGCTTGCGGTGCTGCAAGCACTCCCATAGCTTTTCAGGCTATCTGCATCGCTGTCATCAGCCCCCAAGCTCGCGGCCGCGTTGCTATTTCGCGGCCGCACTGGTGTCAGTGACAAACTCTGCAATTATGCAAGAAGAGTGAAGGAAAAGAATAACTCGGATTCCATACATGCCGCAAGGATATAAGAACTGACAATTTTATGcggggaaaaaaaggaagacaAATGACAGTTAAATACAGATACTGATTTACATATAGCGCGCTGTTTTCAACTTGACGTACGAAATCCAAACGAATGCGCTTCGACATCCTATTTTTTCATGACCACTGAGTACATTAAAcgtataaaaaagtaattgcaTTACCGCTGTACTCGAGTGTAGACGAAGCTGCTAATTGAATCAGCAGTCCCTCATACTGCGCTAGATAAAAACCATACGTAACGATACATACGTGAAAATCGCATGATTACTTCATCGTGAAACACAGTTTTGTGatgcatattttttaacaGAATATACGAACCCTGTAAGAGTttagaaaaaatgataaacgtAAAATGTACCTTACGTTGCTTGAGTCGATTCATTGTCAGTGACATCGTTTTCCGTTTGACAAACTGCATCGACAGAATTTAAATCCATTTAAAAGAATTAGATCGGAAAGCGTATACAGTATTAGATTGTTGAAatgtttgcataaaaattcaaacattaGATGTGTTCAACAAGTTATGCATTGTTAATGTTAAATCGAATTGCAATCAATTggagataaaattttgatagtAAATTACCGCCGCAGATATTTGAAATCTGAATATTCGACTAGAAGCAACAAAATCTAGGGACGAAAAATTATGGTACACAAAAAtacagatttttatatttcattttcaatgtaTATAAACTAAATACGTTTCGTTCACATATGCAGACCactgtataaataatttattgaccTTATTAAGTTAATAATCGTCAAGTTCCAACGCGATTTCAAAAGTATTGATACAGATGGCATGAAGTATAAGATAacatttatttctaattcgaATGCAAGATTGACTATACGTCCACTTACAGAAGCACACCTCCAAGGACCCGATTTATCGTCAAAAACGTCCATGGATACATACAAGATAATTATTCGCACTTTAAGTATTAAAcgttaaaaatgaaactgcGCAATTCTTTTGACGACGATGATTTTTAATCACGATGAAGACTGTGCCTTCTTGCATAGATGGTAGAACGGTAAACACGGTTCACTTAAAAGTGCCACGGAATATGCGCGTTTGGACGTATGTAATAACTTCATGCATACTAAATTAGTGTAACGTTAATACACCGTCAGTATGCTTATAGGTCAGTAAAGCCAAAGGGATGAAAATTGCGCCGACGCAGCAGAGATTCGTGTCGGAGGTCAGAAGTTCCCGGGCTGAGTCTCACAACCGCCAAGGAATATAGCATACGTATGTGTCTATAGGATATACGAAGCTGTCCATACTTCCaaagtttttaaaacttttctcaaacttctttttccatcttttaTACTTGGTAGTTAGTTCACTTTTATCAATTcatgtataaatttcaatacaacagagttcaacatttttatgaCAAATCTATACTCgttaactatatatatatataactatatatatatatatcaatctTTATTACAGTCACGCGAATATCCCCTTTGCAGGTCCATAAATCTCGTGAAAGAGACGAGTGACACCAAAACAAGAAACATTCGTTCGTCCGAGAGCGTCTATTGAACCTTACAAGGCCGTCGTAGGATCAACAGATTGCATTGATAACTCACTGCCGTACAGATCTCTTAAGCTGTTAAAGATTCTGTTTGCACGTTTCATCATGGACGAAGAAACGGACACACCGTGAATGCGTTATAGCTTCATATTCGTTCGTTAGCTAATACAGCCATTCACGGCACTAGACTAGATGGTTTTACCAAGTGAAGCTGTTTGTGTAACACGtctggagaaatttttaagcaTTAAAATCGTTTTCGGTTAATGCTACTTCGCTAAAAAGCTCAAGTTCATTGAGTCAAATCGATGAGGCTATCGTGTGATCAATCACATACCGTAATTACTGGGATCTCGTGTATTAGCTCGAAATTCAAACAGCTCGAATTTACATGAGGATCTAGATAGCAGTGTATCGTTTCACTGTCATCAAAATAACTCACTATTAAGTCAGCGAGTCTCGAAacgttgttattgttatactACCTGTTAAAACGAAAGTGCCTGCTCCACGAGCTACAAGTGGCTGTCATAGCTCGATCGAGTGATTATAGCTACATAAAGAttggtgtgtgtgtgtgtgtgtgtgtgtgtgtgtttgtgtgtgtgtgtgtgtgtgtgtgcgtgcgtgtatgcgtgtgtgcgtgcgcgTGTGTACACGGTGTAATTTTACTCAATTTGGATCGAGCACGAACGTTTTCGGCGTAAATTTAGACCGCAATCCGCCGTTTCTTGGACAATGACTTTAATCACAAAGAGACGAAAAACGTCCGACAGAtagttataaaataataattaaattaatgaaCAAATGATTAATGCAGAATATACCAACggtgctaaaaaaaaaacctgctACAAGCTTACTTGAAATGTGAatccagaaaaaaatattccaactGATAACGTATTCTGTCAAGTGAATAGTTAGTCATCTACTTCATAAGCATTACACATGTATACCTTGCCAGTAAGTAATTGGGCTCCGCGTTAATTAACGCAAGTTAATTACGAACGGTCGTTAACTCTGTCGGCTGTGTATAGTACCGGTAACAATTATAACGATCGGTCAGTGGAACTTTCAAGGAAATAAACTTCACTGTATtacatttttctctctgtGTATATTAACACAATATCAAACGTTGAACGTGCAGTTTGTTTGTCGGAGGAAAGATTCCGATTCCTCGTCTCGTTGATATCTTACAAACATCGTTGATCGTTTGTAACTGATCACACTATTCAACACCGCGTAATCTTAGCTGCAATGGTGGATACGTAAGAAGATGTAGGTGGTGTGAAAATGCATTCCCGTTTATACAAcgtaaaataaattgcaaCGTGATGTGTATTATCCAAAGAATATTTGCGACGAGAAAAATTGTCGACGGCTATTCACGGATGAGTATAAAAACGGATACATTATAGAACCTTCGAGAAAAGGTATGCGCAATAGAACCACAACGGAATGTATGTGGTACCCTTTGGTAGCGAATGTACCCTGCAATACCCGAAGTATTTGTTACAAAAAGTGTGCGTTCTCGATGGAACGCCGATGACACAACATCAATGATTAATCAGACTTACGAGAGATCGGTGCCGGGGCGAACTGACTCCATTCTCCGTGATGGCGGGGAAGAACTCCTGCGGGTGCCTGGTGTTCCCTTGGAGGTGGTGGACGGCTGAACCCACGGGGGTCCTGTGATGCTGGTGTGCCAGGGCACGTTCCCCGCGCACGCGTAAACTCCCGGCGCGTCGAAGGGGCGCCGGAGATGGCCGGGGGATGCGCGAATTTTCGCCCGAAGTCGGGGACGGCGTCTGCAAGGGCGTCGAAGACACGGCGGCGTTCGCCGGCGTCGAGGGCGACTTCACAACCACGCTGGTACCGCCCGGGGGATCCGGGACGCCGGGGGCGGAAGATTGCCCAGAATTCCGGGCCGAAGTTAAACTCAGCGACTGGAGCGAGCGTTCACTTCCGTGACGAGCCATTCTGTTGGTCCAGCTCATGCTGAATGcgctgtgaaaaaattaattttatatcgtCAACTGGAATTATTATCAGTCAAGA
Above is a genomic segment from Neodiprion pinetum isolate iyNeoPine1 chromosome 1, iyNeoPine1.2, whole genome shotgun sequence containing:
- the qtc gene encoding protein quick-to-court isoform X1; its protein translation is MSWTNRMARHGSERSLQSLSLTSARNSGQSSAPGVPDPPGGTSVVVKSPSTPANAAVSSTPLQTPSPTSGENSRIPRPSPAPLRRAGSLRVRGERALAHQHHRTPVGSAVHHLQGNTRHPQEFFPAITENGVSSPRHRSLSLSLTPVRPRNSNAAASLGADDSDADSLKSYGSACSTASACDHALFALNGTTWSGKSRKYVVHCSNHNGDTERYLTPTQRAARQIRKLQTLLSDAKKEIEEKDQEIFRLAKEVVELRLYKASLNSPDDRTDSSDALTVRENNLLSPESPCKDLPDEGCLKSPTNPESPEKINSSDLPSSLADSGHFEDSSVHSKDSASFPPTSTNFSNSRQNNERDEERRRIVNLYESRIEEMHRTHIDELQTLKQKHNDKVESLLTQLSEINIRYCEVRPSMDAAETRTRELETELEAVKKELGEQKALLDEQEERNKQMYLKMYAKGQEAARIEHADQILEQAHQTPSKVSVPELLQQLTITKAELENIKDTSYTPEPHISADSSKTLLSAKEAVSLWVLGVRKAMYRRIIESRSSQGALDPEITLQFLKSAVYYFLTDRENHNGHLNAIESILGFTEAEKHNIDKLYRSLRK
- the qtc gene encoding protein quick-to-court isoform X4, whose translation is MSKRIRLDFVRQVENSALYSLSLTPVRPRNSNAAASLGADDSDADSLKSYGSACSTASACDHALFALNGTTWSGKSRKYVVHCSNHNGDTERYLTPTQRAARQIRKLQTLLSDAKKEIEEKDQEIFRLAKEVVELRLYKASLNSPDDRTDSSDALTVRENNLLSPESPCKDLPDEGCLKSPTNPESPEKINSSDLPSSLADSGHFEDSSVHSKDSASFPPTSTNFSNSRQNNERDEERRRIVNLYESRIEEMHRTHIDELQTLKQKHNDKVESLLTQLSEINIRYCEVRPSMDAAETRTRELETELEAVKKELGEQKALLDEQEERNKQMYLKMYAKGQEAARIEHADQILEQAHQTPSKVSVPELLQQLTITKAELENIKDTSYTPEPHISADSSKTLLSAKEAVSLWVLGVRKAMYRRIIESRSSQGALDPEITLQFLKSAVYYFLTDRENHNGHLNAIESILGFTEAEKHNIDKLYRSLRK
- the qtc gene encoding protein quick-to-court isoform X3 is translated as MSWTNRMARHGSERSLQSLSLTSARNSGQSSAPGVPDPPGGTSVVVKSPSTPANAAVSSTPLQTPSPTSGENSRIPRPSPAPLRRAGSLRVRGERALAHQHHRTPVGSAVHHLQGNTRHPQEFFPAITENGVSSPRHRSLSLSLTPVRPRNSNAAASLGADDSDADSLKSYGSACSTASACDHALFALNGTTWSGKSRKYVVHCSNHNGDTERYLTPTQRAARQIRKLQTLLSDAKKEIEEKDQEIFRLAKEVVELRLYKASLNSPDDRTDSSDALTVRENNLLSPESPCKDLPDEGCLKSPTNPESPEKINSSDLPSSLADSGHFEDSSVHSKDSASFPPTSTNFSNSRQNNERDEERRRIVNLYESRIEEMHRTHIDELQTLKQKHNDKVESLLTQLSEINIRYCEVRPSMDAAETRTRELETELEAVKKELGEQKALLDEQEERNKQMYLKMYAKGQEAARIEHADQILEQAHQTPSKVSVPELLQQLTITKAELENIKAMYRRIIESRSSQGALDPEITLQFLKSAVYYFLTDRENHNGHLNAIESILGFTEAEKHNIDKLYRSLRK
- the qtc gene encoding protein quick-to-court isoform X2: MSWTNRMARHGSERSLQSLSLTSARNSGQSSAPGVPDPPGGTSVVVKSPSTPANAAVSSTPLQTPSPTSGENSRIPRPSPAPLRRAGSLRVRGERALAHQHHRTPVGSAVHHLQGNTRHPQEFFPAITENGVSSPRHRSLSLSLTPVRPRNSNAAASLGADDSDADSLKSYGSACSTASACDHALFALNGTTWSGKSRKYVVHCSNHNGDTERYLTPTQRAARQIRKLQTLLSDAKKEIEEKDQEIFRLAKEVVELRLYKASLNSPDDRTDSSDALTVRENNLLSPESPCKDLPDEGCLKSPTNPESPEKINSSDLPSSLADSGHFEDSSVHSKDSASFPPTSTNFSNSRQNNERDEERRRIVNLYESRIEEMHRTHIDELQTLKQKHNDKVESLLTQLSEINIRYCEVRPSMDAAETRTRELETELEAVKKELGEQKALLDEQEERNKQMYLKMYAKGQEAARIEHADQILEQAHQTPSKVSVPELLQQLTITKAELENIKDTSYTPEPHISADSSKTLLSAKEAVSLWVLGVRKIYCIESTWKKQPLMVSWVNFSLHAFIALSRFVKLVLCFST